The following coding sequences are from one bacterium SCSIO 12741 window:
- the rpsO gene encoding 30S ribosomal protein S15 — protein MYLTAEKKKEFYKQFGGSETNTGNAEAQIAQFTFKIAHLTEHLKKNRKDFNTQRSLIKMVGKRRSLLDYLKHRDIERYRKVIKDLGLRK, from the coding sequence ATGTATTTAACAGCAGAGAAGAAAAAAGAGTTTTACAAGCAGTTTGGAGGTTCAGAAACCAACACGGGTAATGCCGAGGCACAAATTGCCCAATTTACCTTTAAAATTGCTCACTTGACCGAGCACCTAAAAAAGAACCGAAAAGACTTTAATACTCAGCGCTCGCTGATTAAGATGGTAGGAAAGCGGAGAAGTCTGTTAGACTACCTGAAGCACCGAGATATTGAAAGATATCGTAAGGTGATCAAAG